In the genome of Harmonia axyridis chromosome 4, icHarAxyr1.1, whole genome shotgun sequence, the window CTGTCTATCAGTCCAGATCTAACCTATCAACATTCTTTGAGTCCATCACCTCCGATACGTCAGtaccaaaatttttcgaataatttgatACCTCAGACACACATGTTCAAAACACAAGCGAATGGGTATCCTGCAAACTTTGATGGCTTCAATGGTAATCACATGATGGATGGGCATCACTTTCTCATGAAGACAGACAATATGTTAGCCAGCAACTTAGGAAAGGTCAGGCCTATGTATAGACCTGAGCTGGCCTACAACTATGGACAATTCCCTTCACACACGGTAAGTCGAAAGATTATGCTGCTATATTACTAGGATTTTaccataattattattttgattctTTATTTCTTCTAATCTTGGCATTAGTTTCATTCTTGTCTTTCTTCATCCacaggaaatgatgaaaatgagCCCAACAACTCCTGATCTAGGCCTTAGAAACCCTGCCGCTGCAATTCTAACATCTCTATTGCCACCCTCGCTTGCTGCTCTGTCCTTGCCTGCTCAAAATGTTTGTGCGAAATGCAACATATCCTTCAGGATGACTTCGGACCTCGTGTACCACATGAGGTCTCACCATAAGAACGACTCGGTAGATATGCATAAGAAAAAGAGGGAAGATAAGTTGAAGTGTCCAGTTTGCGCAGAATCTTTCAGGGAAAGGCATCATCTAACGAGGCATATGACTGCGCATCAAGACAAGGAGGATGATGATATCATTAAGAAGAAGGACGTTTTACAGTAGATCTTCTGGGTGGTTGgaacttgtacatatatttataaatatatttgtTAGGGTCGTTGTATAATGTAAAAATGTTGAGTTTTTGATTTGATGAAGATGAGGATGCGTTGGTATTCGATTGTGATTTTGTCACTTTTGGGTATGAGCGCATTAGATGAGTTATTATGTGcaatattaatatttaattGTATAGGAAATGAGAGGGCtgttatgaaataaatattcgaaTGGGTCAGTTGCCTGGTTTTCTTACCCAATCATTTTTATAGTATCTTTcatatttcagttttttattcagtttgttatttaatctttttttgttttttttgttacgTTTCATTTTAGCTGTTCATTCGAAGTCATTTGAAACATTATTTATTACTTCTAggtattgatttttttcacttcgtagtgaaaatggaaaatttggttaatatttacttcgatattttcatttatttttttctttattttatttaggtACTTCAGTACTTTATTTGAATCATTTATGTAtctgtaaaatcattttcattattatattccacacaaaataatttttcaatcctttggaattggaaataaaataagaatCAATATTAGAATTTCTTGAATATTCAAACACTCTGATTCCTTTTAAAAAGTACTGCTTAAACTACCTTTTTTTATGTGTTTAAGTCAAACTCTCTTTCGGAATAATCAATtgcaaactaaaaaaaaaacgaagaataTTGAActtaattttcataaaattttgatagattaATACAATTGTAATGCCAGACTTCAGGCTTCAGGTGATTATCGTTCCAATGGCCAGCCAGATCTGCAGATCTATGACCCATTGTGTGCACTGGAGTCAATTCATTCCTTCCATCTAGTAATGACGTCTGTAGAAAGCACCTAAGTATAGGAATTTAGTAGCTGATGAGATTAATTCTTATGAAGAAAATGGGAAACTTTTTAAGACGGACGGATGgaaagaattgaattgaattgtggTGATTGAATGTTCACtccaaattttacactatggtttattcAGTCCTCTTTCAATTCAAACTATCTCAGCAGgcagatctgcatggtcgcagttcccggagggcttaccgaagcaaaacgaccccagttcaaatctCAGCAGGCAATAAGACTGGAATAAATggaacaatttcaatttcaaaaatccaTAACTCCGAAACTACGAGTGCTAGGAATTTgtgttgaaaaatattatattcagaaacttagaaaattcgagaagaacatcgaaaaaaattatatttgcgTAACAACAAAAACGACGGTATTGAGATTTCGGTCGatcatatgaaataacaattttggactACGTACTAATTTCAAGCCTATCACAGAATTaggaccatagaaaattcaacaaattggAAATGGAATACCAAATATTGCCTCAATACACAAAAGATTGAATTGAGATTCagagtatatacagggtgagtcaatagtgaaCCCTACAgactggtccgaaagtggtgaaacactttacttcctgttttttttttaaatgagaatgcCCAATTTCATATCATACCATACCCACAATCTCCATGAAAGTCTGATTCAGGAATACTCCACTTGTTATCATTaatctgtggtactttttgatgtGGACCACTTttagcgaatatttccctcctgtcaaaaattctatgtatctggagaacaattatcgaaaattacagcgataattgcattgtaggaagcgaaactgcactgcgataattgttctgttcatagatgcttagtttctatgcatctaacacagttcgaatctatggcaattccattctaaatcagtttgacaggtaatgtaacagtttattcgggaaatattcccccgaattacactcgtgcatcaaaattaccggataatttcgcattccagcgtgttttctttgaaaaactgcattcggtcattttcatttttggagaaagagccctccaccttcggtgtcgggctctttctccaaaaatgaaaatgaactcatgcagtttttatgacaacacgctgtcatgcaaaattatcggtaattttgatgcacttgtgcaattacctacgaatatttccctcctgtcaaaaattctatgtatctggagaacaattatcgaaaattacagcgataattgcattgtaggaagcgaaaatgcactgcgataattgttctgttcatagatgcttagtttctatgcatcttacatagttcgaatctatggaaattccattctaaatcagtttgacaagtaatgtaacagtttattcgggaaatattccctcgaattacactcgtgcatcaaaattaccggataatttcgcattccagcgtgttttctttgaaaaactgcattcggtcattttcaaaaatgaaaatgaactcatgcagtttttatgacaacacgctgtcatgcaaaattatcggtaattttgatgcacttgtgcaattacttacgacaaTTTTCATGGATATAATGGTTTAAACtgaagatcatatcttgaaaaccgttcgagataattgtacgattttttttggcaaataaTTGTATTGGTGCTGAAATGCTCTCCTGAATTTATATTCGATTTTTGTATTCCACGATAGATTATGCAGTTTCCAAagt includes:
- the LOC123678786 gene encoding uncharacterized protein LOC123678786 is translated as MTMDVSNRKVDLRGDTHIDNTSDRIQMTAKTSVKRPFDVAFLMLPDEKLKQKKLAKYHQERKIEVTIPEPEDEDEEIEVGNHHDILRNECKIQKFLHQKQQIFDDPGLIKAKNLQELRAKASPNHEQKSAFTKVNLVNKETTSISPALSISPDLTYQHSLSPSPPIRQYQNFSNNLIPQTHMFKTQANGYPANFDGFNGNHMMDGHHFLMKTDNMLASNLGKVRPMYRPELAYNYGQFPSHTEMMKMSPTTPDLGLRNPAAAILTSLLPPSLAALSLPAQNVCAKCNISFRMTSDLVYHMRSHHKNDSVDMHKKKREDKLKCPVCAESFRERHHLTRHMTAHQDKEDDDIIKKKDVLQ